A part of Agromyces protaetiae genomic DNA contains:
- a CDS encoding aldo/keto reductase: protein MSDTSTTRPAHASGTFPLGGDLPVHRLGFGTMQLTGRGVWGPPADPDEAVRVLRRAVELGVDFIDTADSYGPDVAEPLIKRALHPYPTDLVIATKAGFRREGPNRWTVDGDPARLRHQAERSLQLLGVDRIDLFQLHRIDRSIPLEDQVGELKALHDEGKIRHIGLSEVSIADIEAASRIAPIVSVQNEYNLANRSAESLVDYATRNGIGFIPWFPLATGALAQADGPLTEIARRTGATPSQLALAWLLRRSPAMLPIPGTSQLAHVDDNVAAAAVELTDAEYDELTEAVR, encoded by the coding sequence ATGAGCGACACCTCGACGACCCGGCCCGCGCACGCGAGCGGCACCTTCCCGCTCGGGGGCGACCTCCCCGTGCATCGACTCGGCTTCGGCACGATGCAGCTCACCGGCCGCGGGGTCTGGGGCCCGCCCGCCGACCCAGACGAAGCCGTGCGCGTGCTCCGTCGGGCCGTCGAGCTCGGCGTCGACTTCATCGACACGGCCGACTCGTACGGCCCCGACGTCGCCGAACCGCTCATCAAGCGGGCCCTGCACCCCTACCCGACCGATCTCGTCATCGCGACCAAGGCGGGATTCCGGCGCGAGGGCCCGAACCGCTGGACCGTCGACGGCGACCCCGCCCGCCTCCGGCACCAGGCCGAGCGCAGCCTGCAGTTGCTCGGCGTCGACCGCATCGATCTGTTCCAGCTCCATCGCATCGACCGTTCGATTCCACTCGAAGACCAGGTCGGCGAGCTGAAGGCGCTGCACGACGAGGGCAAGATCCGTCACATCGGGCTGTCCGAGGTCTCGATCGCCGACATCGAAGCGGCCTCGCGCATCGCCCCGATCGTGTCGGTGCAGAACGAGTACAACCTCGCGAATCGCTCCGCCGAGTCGCTCGTCGATTACGCGACCCGCAACGGCATCGGGTTCATCCCGTGGTTCCCGCTCGCGACCGGCGCCCTCGCTCAGGCCGATGGGCCGCTCACCGAGATCGCTCGCCGCACGGGCGCGACGCCGTCGCAACTCGCCCTCGCCTGGTTGCTCCGGCGCTCCCCCGCGATGCTGCCGATCCCCGGCACGTCCCAGCTCGCACACGTCGACGACAACGTCGCCGCGGCGGCCGTCGAACTCACCGACGCCGAGTACGACGAGCTGACCGAGGCGGTGCGCTGA
- a CDS encoding GNAT family N-acetyltransferase, with product MTPEPAPRVIRVSAAVIVDGDRLLLVRKQGTTAFMQPGGKPEPGENGAETLSRELEEELGVRVPAAELRPLGEFTADAANEPGFLVVADCFEADLHGQEPVATAEIEELRWVSRIEAEADDLEIAPLARTYFFPDASTITPADPYRLEHATPDPETYMALRAAAGMHPRSLEGARVGLPNTWHGAVVRHADEIVGMGRVVGDGGCFFQIVDICVHPEHQGRGLGKRIMADLVAAIRERTPPGSYVSLIADGEAHRLYEQFGFAPTAPASIGMYWRP from the coding sequence GTGACCCCCGAGCCCGCACCCCGAGTCATCCGCGTCTCCGCTGCCGTGATCGTCGACGGCGACCGCCTGCTCCTCGTGCGCAAGCAGGGAACGACGGCGTTCATGCAGCCGGGCGGCAAGCCCGAGCCGGGCGAGAACGGCGCCGAGACGCTGAGCCGCGAACTCGAGGAGGAGCTCGGCGTGCGCGTTCCGGCGGCGGAGCTGCGCCCCCTCGGCGAGTTCACCGCGGACGCGGCCAACGAGCCCGGGTTCCTCGTCGTCGCCGACTGCTTCGAGGCCGACCTCCACGGGCAGGAGCCGGTCGCGACCGCCGAGATCGAAGAACTCAGGTGGGTCTCACGGATCGAAGCCGAGGCCGACGACCTCGAGATCGCGCCGCTCGCGCGGACGTACTTCTTCCCGGATGCGTCGACGATCACGCCTGCCGACCCGTACCGACTCGAGCACGCGACCCCTGACCCCGAGACCTACATGGCGCTGCGAGCTGCTGCGGGCATGCACCCCCGGTCGCTCGAAGGCGCCCGGGTCGGCCTGCCGAACACCTGGCACGGCGCGGTCGTGCGGCACGCCGACGAGATCGTCGGCATGGGCCGGGTGGTGGGCGACGGCGGATGCTTCTTCCAGATCGTCGACATCTGCGTGCACCCCGAACACCAAGGCAGGGGCCTCGGGAAGCGCATCATGGCCGACCTCGTCGCGGCGATCCGCGAGCGCACCCCGCCGGGCAGCTATGTGTCGCTCATCGCCGACGGCGAGGCGCACCGCCTCTACGAGCAGTTCGGGTTCGCGCCGACGGCGCCCGCGTCGATCGGCATGTACTGGCGGCCGTAG
- a CDS encoding SDR family NAD(P)-dependent oxidoreductase, giving the protein MPETSEAIHPDDLATTLRVLKSMAGMDEEHPDFIAVRHATAKMFKAVKNERRRQIRAAVAAADEAVTAATATGAPDRIDDETRGIQISGTTTAPTAGTLIKARACYICKQRYTVVDAFYHQLCPTCAAMSHAKRNARTDLTGKRALLTGGRAKIGMHIALRLLRDGAHTTITTRFPRDAVRRFSSLPDASEWLHRLKVVGIDLRDPAQVIGLAEDVAAAGTLDILINNATQTVRRSPGAYQPLVDAELAPLPDGPLPELVTFGHTNDRHPQALERSVSAHPILAAAAARAEELTEQANLLTEHAMTAGSSSLERLAAGTAIDAGGLIPDLDHTNSWVQAVGEVDPLEMLEVQLANTTAPFILVSRLRPSLAASEARRTYVVNVSAMEGVFNRGYKGPGHPHTNMAKAAVNMLTRTSAREMFETDGILMTSVDTGWITDERPHPTKVRLAEEGFHAPLDLVDGAARVYDPIVRGEAGEDLFGVFLKDYSPGQW; this is encoded by the coding sequence GTGCCCGAGACATCCGAAGCGATCCACCCAGACGACCTCGCGACGACGCTCCGCGTCCTCAAGAGCATGGCCGGCATGGACGAAGAGCACCCCGACTTCATCGCCGTGCGCCACGCGACGGCGAAGATGTTCAAGGCCGTGAAGAACGAGCGGCGCCGGCAGATCCGTGCCGCCGTCGCCGCGGCCGACGAGGCCGTGACGGCGGCGACCGCGACCGGCGCGCCCGATCGGATCGACGACGAGACCCGAGGCATCCAGATCTCGGGCACGACGACCGCGCCGACCGCGGGCACCCTCATCAAGGCGCGCGCCTGCTACATCTGCAAGCAGCGCTACACCGTCGTCGACGCGTTCTACCACCAGCTCTGCCCGACGTGCGCGGCGATGAGCCACGCCAAGCGCAACGCGCGCACCGACCTCACGGGCAAGCGCGCCCTCCTCACGGGCGGGCGCGCGAAGATCGGCATGCACATCGCCCTGCGGCTCCTGCGCGACGGCGCGCACACGACGATCACGACGCGGTTCCCGCGCGACGCGGTGCGCCGGTTCTCGAGCCTTCCCGATGCGTCCGAGTGGCTGCACCGGCTCAAGGTCGTCGGCATCGACCTGCGCGACCCTGCCCAGGTCATCGGCTTGGCCGAAGACGTCGCGGCGGCCGGCACCCTCGACATCCTCATCAACAACGCGACGCAGACCGTGCGCCGCTCGCCGGGCGCGTACCAGCCGCTCGTCGACGCCGAGCTCGCGCCGCTCCCCGACGGGCCGCTGCCCGAACTCGTGACGTTCGGCCACACGAACGACCGCCACCCGCAGGCCCTCGAACGGTCGGTGTCGGCGCATCCGATCCTCGCCGCTGCCGCGGCGCGCGCCGAGGAACTGACCGAACAGGCGAACCTCTTGACGGAGCACGCCATGACGGCGGGCTCGAGCTCGCTCGAACGCCTCGCCGCAGGCACCGCGATCGACGCGGGCGGGCTCATCCCCGACCTCGACCACACGAACTCGTGGGTGCAGGCCGTCGGCGAGGTCGACCCGCTCGAGATGCTCGAGGTGCAGCTCGCGAACACGACCGCGCCGTTCATCCTCGTCTCCCGGCTTCGCCCGTCGCTCGCGGCGAGCGAGGCCCGCCGCACCTACGTCGTCAACGTGAGCGCCATGGAAGGCGTCTTCAACCGCGGCTACAAGGGCCCCGGACATCCGCACACCAACATGGCGAAGGCCGCCGTCAACATGCTCACGCGCACGAGCGCGCGAGAGATGTTCGAGACCGACGGCATCCTCATGACGAGCGTCGACACGGGGTGGATCACCGACGAGCGCCCGCACCCCACGAAGGTGCGGCTCGCCGAGGAGGGCTTCCACGCCCCGCTCGACCTCGTCGACGGCGCCGCGCGCGTCTACGACCCCATCGTGCGCGGCGAAGCGGGCGAAGACCTCTTCGGCGTGTTCCTCAAGGACTACTCGCCGGGGCAGTGGTGA
- a CDS encoding ATP-dependent DNA ligase, producing the protein MLLEELVATSAAVAATRSRLAKIDALAALLGRLAAESTADSADEVAIAVGYLVGKPRQGRIGVGWRGLQSATAEAADVPSLTISEVDAVFDALAALGGAGSAAERTSILGELTSRATGPEQEFLARVVLGEVRTGALEGVLLDAIARAAGRPAGAVRRAAMLSGDLGATAVLALTGDAAALDAVGLVVGRPVLPMLAATAATPAAAIEAAGEASVEFKLDGARIQVHRLGDDVRVFTRNLADITGRLPEVVEVVRALPVASVILDGETLALDENDAPRPFQDTMSRFGADAARETVLAPWFFDVLHVDGRDLIDEPLAVRRAELERIAPALRIPGEVTADPAVAERVSADALAAGHEGVVVKAIDSVYAAGRRGSSWIKVKPVHTYDLVVLGAEWGYGRRTGLLSNLHLGARDPDGEFGEPGGFVMVGKTFKGLTDKLLAWQTEHFPEIETHRTAQAVFVEPVTVVEIAIDGVQRSSRYPGGVALRFARVKRYRDDKPAAEADTIRSLRSLLPGG; encoded by the coding sequence GTGCTGCTCGAAGAGCTCGTCGCCACCTCGGCGGCCGTCGCCGCCACGCGGTCGCGGCTCGCGAAGATCGACGCGCTCGCGGCGCTGCTCGGCAGGCTCGCGGCCGAGAGCACGGCCGACAGCGCCGACGAGGTCGCGATCGCGGTCGGCTATCTCGTCGGCAAACCCCGGCAGGGGCGCATCGGCGTCGGATGGCGCGGTTTGCAGTCGGCGACGGCAGAGGCGGCGGATGTCCCGAGCCTCACGATCTCCGAGGTCGACGCCGTGTTCGACGCCCTCGCGGCGCTCGGCGGTGCGGGCTCGGCCGCCGAACGCACGTCGATCCTCGGCGAGCTCACGTCGCGCGCGACGGGGCCCGAGCAGGAGTTCCTCGCCCGGGTCGTCCTCGGCGAGGTCCGCACGGGTGCGCTCGAGGGCGTGCTGCTCGACGCGATCGCCCGCGCTGCTGGCCGCCCGGCCGGCGCCGTGCGGCGTGCGGCGATGCTCTCGGGCGACCTCGGAGCGACCGCCGTCCTCGCGCTCACGGGCGACGCGGCGGCGCTCGACGCCGTCGGGCTCGTCGTCGGCCGGCCCGTGCTGCCGATGCTCGCGGCGACCGCCGCGACCCCTGCCGCCGCGATCGAGGCCGCGGGCGAGGCATCCGTCGAATTCAAGCTCGACGGCGCGCGCATCCAGGTGCACCGCCTGGGCGACGATGTGCGCGTCTTCACCCGCAACCTCGCCGACATCACGGGGCGGCTGCCCGAGGTCGTCGAGGTCGTGCGGGCGCTGCCCGTGGCATCCGTCATCCTCGATGGCGAGACGCTCGCGCTCGACGAGAACGACGCCCCGCGGCCGTTCCAAGACACGATGTCGCGCTTCGGGGCCGATGCCGCCCGCGAGACCGTGCTCGCGCCGTGGTTCTTCGACGTGCTGCACGTCGACGGGCGCGACCTCATCGACGAACCGCTCGCCGTGCGACGCGCCGAGCTCGAGCGCATCGCGCCCGCGCTTCGCATCCCGGGCGAGGTCACCGCCGACCCCGCCGTCGCCGAACGCGTGTCAGCCGACGCGCTCGCCGCGGGCCACGAGGGCGTCGTCGTCAAGGCGATCGACTCGGTCTACGCGGCGGGCCGTCGCGGGTCGAGCTGGATCAAGGTGAAGCCCGTGCACACCTACGACCTCGTCGTACTCGGCGCCGAGTGGGGGTACGGGCGCCGCACGGGGCTGCTGTCGAACCTGCACCTCGGGGCGCGCGACCCCGACGGCGAGTTCGGCGAGCCGGGCGGGTTCGTCATGGTCGGCAAGACCTTCAAGGGGCTCACCGACAAGCTCCTCGCGTGGCAGACCGAGCACTTCCCCGAGATCGAGACGCACCGCACCGCGCAGGCGGTCTTCGTCGAACCCGTCACGGTCGTCGAGATCGCGATCGACGGCGTGCAGCGCTCGAGCAGATACCCGGGCGGAGTCGCTCTGCGCTTCGCGCGCGTCAAGCGCTATCGCGACGACAAGCCGGCGGCCGAAGCCGACACCATCAGGTCGCTGCGCTCGTTGCTGCCCGGCGGTTGA
- a CDS encoding DUF4287 domain-containing protein, with protein sequence MSFQAYLDNIEAKTGVTPREFLALAKARGFDATTKATPIVAWLAEDYGLGRGHAMALVHIITKGEKIDSKHVGTGTAHSDATDVLWLDGAATKPADWPK encoded by the coding sequence ATGAGCTTCCAGGCCTACCTCGACAACATCGAGGCCAAGACGGGTGTGACGCCGCGCGAGTTCCTCGCCCTCGCGAAAGCACGCGGGTTCGACGCGACGACGAAGGCGACGCCGATCGTCGCGTGGCTCGCCGAAGACTACGGCCTCGGCCGCGGGCACGCGATGGCGCTCGTGCACATCATCACGAAGGGCGAGAAGATCGACTCGAAACACGTCGGCACGGGCACCGCGCACAGCGACGCGACCGACGTGCTGTGGCTCGACGGCGCAGCGACGAAGCCGGCCGACTGGCCGAAGTAG
- a CDS encoding VOC family protein yields the protein MANLVVHFEIPASDPERLVQFYGDLFGWTFTRWGEMEYWLIDTGDGAISMAGPGHGINGGIMRREGPAPEPGAGVNGANVVVGVGEGETTDGLYAKAIELGATGILPPEDMAGIGRGAYLADPDGNPFGLMSDVLSDGTRVTMEG from the coding sequence ATGGCCAATCTCGTCGTGCACTTCGAAATCCCGGCGAGCGATCCCGAACGGCTCGTGCAGTTCTACGGCGACCTGTTCGGCTGGACGTTCACCCGCTGGGGCGAGATGGAGTACTGGCTCATCGACACGGGCGACGGCGCCATCTCGATGGCGGGGCCCGGGCACGGCATCAACGGGGGCATCATGCGCCGCGAAGGGCCCGCGCCCGAGCCGGGTGCGGGGGTCAACGGCGCGAACGTCGTGGTCGGTGTCGGCGAAGGCGAGACGACCGACGGGCTCTACGCCAAAGCGATCGAACTCGGTGCGACGGGCATCCTCCCGCCCGAGGACATGGCGGGCATCGGGCGCGGCGCCTACCTCGCCGACCCCGACGGCAACCCGTTCGGGCTCATGAGCGACGTGCTCTCCGACGGGACGCGCGTGACGATGGAGGGGTGA
- a CDS encoding LLM class flavin-dependent oxidoreductase, translating into MPNVGAVFQPSFPPERLRSVVEAADEAGLSELWLWEDCFRESAFATAAAALAWSERLRVGIGIAPMPFRNVAATAMEIATIARIFPGRLLPGVGHGVLRWMDQIGARVQSPLTLMREYAPALRALLAGEEVSTSGRYVSLDRVKLDWPPAVVPDLLAAGEGPKTLALTGEVADGTILTGGTSVEGVARAASLIAEGRAAAGRDGRSPITVYVFAAFGGAAAREAVQAELAEWKLPTDQGLAAAGGVEEVAEHVARFHAAGADTVVLQPIATEPDPEEFVRRVAAVGRALA; encoded by the coding sequence ATGCCCAACGTCGGAGCCGTGTTCCAGCCGTCCTTCCCGCCCGAGCGACTGCGGTCGGTCGTCGAAGCCGCCGACGAGGCGGGCCTGTCCGAGCTGTGGCTCTGGGAGGACTGCTTCCGCGAGTCGGCATTCGCGACCGCGGCGGCGGCGCTCGCGTGGAGTGAGCGGTTGCGCGTCGGCATCGGCATTGCACCCATGCCGTTCCGGAACGTCGCCGCGACCGCGATGGAGATCGCGACGATCGCCCGCATCTTCCCGGGCCGGCTGCTGCCGGGCGTCGGCCACGGGGTGCTGCGGTGGATGGACCAGATCGGGGCGCGCGTGCAGTCGCCGCTCACGCTCATGCGCGAGTACGCGCCGGCACTCCGGGCGCTCCTCGCGGGCGAGGAGGTCTCGACGAGCGGGCGCTACGTGTCGCTCGACCGCGTGAAGCTCGACTGGCCGCCCGCCGTCGTACCCGACCTCCTCGCCGCGGGCGAGGGCCCCAAGACGCTCGCCCTCACGGGAGAAGTCGCCGACGGCACGATCCTGACGGGCGGCACGAGCGTCGAGGGCGTCGCCCGGGCGGCGTCGCTCATCGCCGAAGGGCGGGCGGCGGCCGGCCGCGACGGGCGCAGCCCCATCACGGTCTACGTGTTCGCGGCGTTCGGCGGCGCCGCCGCACGTGAGGCGGTGCAGGCCGAGCTCGCCGAGTGGAAGCTGCCGACCGACCAAGGACTCGCCGCTGCGGGCGGCGTCGAGGAGGTCGCCGAACACGTCGCGCGATTCCACGCGGCGGGCGCCGACACGGTCGTGCTGCAGCCCATCGCGACCGAGCCCGACCCCGAGGAGTTCGTGCGAAGGGTCGCCGCGGTGGGGCGAGCGCTCGCCTGA
- a CDS encoding PQQ-dependent sugar dehydrogenase, with the protein MRGSTREQGDAARTRRAAVFGVVVALAVTLGLAQPAAAAEFTSAPVPTISGTSAVGSTLTVNPGTWSPTPTGGGYRWNRNGTAISGATASTYRLVAADAGTSITVTVTATRSGYTTTSRTSAARAIPAAAASPFTSAPTPTISGTSAVGSTLTVNPGTWSPSPTGGGYQWNRNGTAIGGATAATYRLVAADAGTSITATVTASRAGYTTTSRTSAARVIPGAPTPPPTTQPPTTPPPTTQPPSSTPFTSAPTPIISGTSAVGSTLTVNPGTWSPTPTGGGYRWNRNGSAISGATNSTYRLVAADAGTSITVTVTASRAGYTTTSRTSAARVIPGTTQPPTTPPPTTPPTTGPGFDALVHFDQYTRAALQGQDGWTASALPSVVADPLDANNQVLRMGGGGNEQAYRAIPAIANGSTGTLFFRFLRTGTVDASVGLTDVDAPADFAHARAYANTQNDDALRVRNGGAFTSVGTLARDVWQCVWIVADNQSDRLAIYSQGGPYATRTRLPAGAAQQFGFRQAVNGALDRFFTKNGPTGNGVLYLDDLAVDTGGENLTLPTGNPGDCAPGGTASPDALINPLPDPIASSLGIVVTELAQLPRSSTTPATQDQRLIRYNRITHLDEVPDGSGRLMVPDNNGTLYLVNKTTGQYSAYLDVRQRFVDNFHNSAGLGTGLGSAEFHPGFAQNGLFYTVHTEGGTALQQDAPDFPAFGNTAYHSVVTEWKATNPAANVFAGTQREIMRIPFPGQVHTVQQIAFNPTVGPGDPDYGKLYLLVGDGGSGVGNGNPQNLAMPHGKIFRIDPAGRNSANGEYGIPPDNPFLGRPGALPELYAVGMRDPHRISWDPGGDHTMYLGHIGEWQVESVYAVEPGDNFGWSVREGPFLANNRQIFPLPLDDAQFGFTYPVAAYDHNRDPGQTGDAGVALNGGFVYRGAIQALRGRYLFTDLVRGWVLSTNASQMVRNDGDIADLAPIERLRVFSGGRETTFAQLVGDTRVDLRFGSDADGELYLVAKANGKIWKVTGATTG; encoded by the coding sequence GTGCGAGGAAGCACTCGGGAACAGGGTGACGCAGCGCGCACTCGTCGCGCGGCGGTGTTCGGCGTCGTCGTCGCGCTCGCCGTGACGCTGGGTCTCGCGCAGCCCGCCGCGGCGGCGGAGTTCACGTCGGCACCTGTGCCGACGATCTCGGGCACGTCGGCGGTCGGCTCGACGCTGACCGTGAACCCCGGCACCTGGTCTCCGACGCCGACGGGCGGCGGATACCGCTGGAACCGGAACGGCACCGCGATCAGCGGGGCGACGGCGTCCACGTACCGGCTCGTCGCGGCGGATGCCGGGACGAGCATCACCGTGACCGTGACGGCGACGCGGTCGGGCTACACGACGACGTCGCGGACGAGCGCGGCACGAGCCATCCCGGCCGCTGCCGCCTCGCCGTTCACGTCGGCGCCGACCCCGACGATCTCGGGAACCTCGGCGGTGGGGTCGACGCTGACCGTCAACCCGGGCACGTGGTCGCCGTCGCCGACCGGCGGCGGGTACCAGTGGAACCGGAACGGCACGGCGATCGGCGGCGCCACGGCGGCGACGTACCGGCTCGTCGCGGCGGATGCCGGGACGAGCATCACGGCGACCGTGACGGCGTCGAGGGCGGGGTACACGACGACGTCGCGCACGAGCGCGGCACGAGTCATCCCCGGCGCGCCGACACCGCCTCCCACGACCCAGCCTCCGACCACCCCGCCGCCGACGACCCAGCCGCCGTCGTCGACCCCGTTCACGTCGGCGCCGACGCCGATCATCTCGGGCACGTCGGCCGTGGGCTCGACGCTGACCGTGAACCCCGGCACCTGGTCGCCGACCCCGACGGGCGGCGGGTACCGCTGGAACCGCAACGGTTCGGCGATCAGCGGTGCGACCAACTCGACGTACCGGCTCGTCGCGGCGGACGCCGGGACGAGCATCACCGTCACCGTGACGGCTTCGCGGGCCGGGTATACGACGACCTCACGGACGAGTGCGGCACGAGTCATCCCGGGCACGACGCAACCGCCGACGACTCCGCCGCCGACGACTCCGCCGACCACCGGCCCGGGCTTCGACGCCCTCGTCCACTTCGACCAGTACACGCGCGCAGCGCTCCAGGGCCAGGACGGCTGGACGGCATCGGCCCTGCCGAGCGTCGTCGCCGACCCGCTCGACGCCAACAACCAGGTGCTCCGCATGGGCGGCGGCGGCAACGAGCAGGCGTACCGGGCGATCCCCGCGATCGCGAACGGCTCGACCGGCACCCTGTTCTTCCGGTTCCTGCGGACGGGGACCGTGGATGCCTCGGTCGGTCTCACCGACGTCGACGCACCGGCCGACTTCGCGCACGCGCGCGCGTACGCGAACACCCAGAACGACGACGCCCTGCGGGTGCGCAACGGCGGCGCGTTCACGTCGGTCGGCACGCTCGCGCGGGATGTCTGGCAGTGTGTGTGGATCGTCGCCGACAACCAGTCCGACCGCCTCGCGATCTACTCGCAGGGCGGCCCGTACGCGACGCGCACCCGCCTGCCGGCGGGCGCCGCACAGCAGTTCGGCTTCCGCCAGGCGGTGAACGGCGCCCTCGACCGCTTCTTCACGAAGAACGGGCCGACGGGCAACGGCGTGCTCTACCTCGACGACCTCGCGGTCGACACCGGCGGCGAGAACCTGACCCTGCCGACCGGCAACCCGGGCGACTGCGCGCCCGGCGGTACGGCGTCGCCCGACGCGCTCATCAACCCCCTGCCCGACCCGATCGCCTCCTCGCTCGGCATCGTCGTGACCGAGCTCGCGCAGCTTCCCCGCTCGAGCACGACCCCGGCGACGCAGGACCAGCGACTCATCCGGTACAACCGCATCACGCATCTCGACGAGGTGCCCGACGGGTCAGGGCGGCTCATGGTGCCCGACAACAACGGCACCCTCTACCTCGTGAACAAGACGACGGGGCAGTACAGCGCCTACCTCGATGTGCGGCAGCGGTTCGTCGACAACTTCCACAACAGCGCGGGCCTCGGCACGGGGCTCGGGTCGGCCGAGTTCCATCCCGGCTTCGCGCAGAACGGGCTCTTCTACACGGTCCACACCGAGGGCGGCACGGCACTCCAGCAGGACGCCCCCGACTTCCCGGCGTTCGGGAACACGGCGTACCACAGCGTCGTGACCGAGTGGAAGGCGACGAACCCGGCCGCGAACGTGTTCGCCGGCACACAGCGCGAGATCATGCGCATCCCGTTCCCCGGCCAGGTTCACACGGTGCAGCAGATCGCGTTCAACCCGACCGTCGGGCCCGGCGACCCCGACTACGGCAAGCTGTACCTCCTCGTCGGCGACGGCGGCAGCGGCGTCGGCAACGGCAACCCGCAGAACCTCGCGATGCCGCACGGCAAGATCTTCCGCATCGACCCGGCGGGCCGGAACAGCGCGAACGGCGAGTACGGCATCCCGCCCGACAACCCGTTCCTCGGCAGGCCGGGCGCCCTGCCCGAGCTCTACGCCGTCGGCATGCGCGACCCGCACCGGATCAGCTGGGACCCGGGCGGCGACCACACGATGTACCTCGGGCACATCGGCGAGTGGCAGGTCGAGTCGGTCTACGCCGTCGAGCCGGGCGACAACTTCGGGTGGTCGGTGCGCGAGGGGCCGTTCCTCGCGAACAACCGGCAGATCTTCCCGCTGCCGCTCGACGACGCGCAGTTCGGATTCACCTACCCCGTCGCCGCGTACGACCACAACCGCGACCCCGGGCAGACGGGCGACGCGGGCGTCGCCCTCAACGGCGGATTCGTGTACCGCGGAGCCATCCAGGCGCTCCGAGGCCGCTACCTGTTCACCGACCTCGTGCGCGGCTGGGTGCTGTCGACGAACGCCTCGCAGATGGTCCGGAACGACGGCGACATCGCCGACCTCGCGCCCATCGAGCGACTGCGGGTCTTCTCGGGCGGCCGCGAGACGACGTTCGCGCAACTCGTCGGCGACACACGAGTCGACCTGCGGTTCGGCTCCGACGCCGACGGCGAGCTGTACCTCGTCGCGAAGGCGAACGGCAAGATCTGGAAGGTCACGGGAGCGACGACCGGATGA
- a CDS encoding TetR/AcrR family transcriptional regulator, whose amino-acid sequence MEASGILDRPRGARSDRIHASVLAATQELLREGGLPAATVDAIAQRSGVSKATIYKHWPSRTAVAAKAFGRMMAEALPLPDTGSTRGDLVEQVRRVSAFYASELGGVFAQLVAACVDDPAGAAYFRKYFLDGRRAAITELWQRGLDRGDADPAIAVDDVIDLLFGPLVFRRLTGHYALTDEHAAALARVALAGLLPES is encoded by the coding sequence ATGGAGGCATCCGGAATCCTCGACCGCCCGCGCGGCGCACGGAGCGACCGCATCCACGCGAGCGTGCTCGCCGCGACGCAAGAACTGCTGCGCGAAGGCGGGCTGCCCGCCGCGACCGTCGACGCGATCGCGCAGCGGTCGGGCGTCAGCAAGGCGACGATCTACAAGCACTGGCCGTCGCGCACCGCGGTCGCAGCGAAGGCGTTCGGCCGGATGATGGCCGAGGCGCTGCCCCTGCCCGACACCGGCTCGACGCGCGGCGACCTCGTCGAGCAGGTGCGGCGTGTGAGCGCGTTCTACGCGAGCGAGCTCGGCGGCGTGTTCGCGCAGCTCGTCGCGGCGTGCGTCGACGACCCGGCGGGGGCCGCCTACTTCCGCAAGTACTTCCTCGACGGTCGCCGCGCGGCGATCACCGAGCTCTGGCAGCGCGGACTCGACCGCGGCGACGCCGACCCGGCGATCGCGGTCGATGACGTCATCGACCTGCTCTTCGGTCCGCTCGTGTTCCGGCGCCTGACCGGGCATTACGCGCTCACCGACGAACATGCCGCGGCGCTCGCGCGCGTCGCGCTCGCGGGCCTGTTGCCCGAATCCTGA